The Heterodontus francisci isolate sHetFra1 chromosome 13, sHetFra1.hap1, whole genome shotgun sequence genome includes a region encoding these proteins:
- the LOC137376775 gene encoding zinc finger protein 271-like: MNTAVRGTSLAEEQFHVSDSGESVKFLTSLTQTESSQKGKLYSTNSAGQGTSAMPPELKPFSSTIEKSILEDATIGDYSLQEMQRPSTCGAGNKLTTFPEGSVQDESFKCSHCEKTFKELSSFTAHQRIHKNENPLKCKVCDKVFMHLSSLLKHHRIHTGERPFKCEVCGKAFSVSSSLLQHQRIHTGEKPFQCDVCQKRFTESSSLRTHQHIHTGEKPFKCSECGKGYSRSSQLLIHQLTHTDEKPFQCTICLKGFIQFTHLTNHQRVHTGEKPFQCDLCQKRFVSFSSLASHQYIHTGKKPFKCEMCDKTFTQSSNLLKHRRIHTGEKPFKCEVCDKTFTVSSSLLKHQRIHTGEKPFKCDVCSKCFIDSSSLTRHQRIHTGVKPFKCEVCEKVFTLSSSLLKHRHMHTR, from the coding sequence ATGAACACTGCAGTTAGAGGCACATCACTGGCCGAAGAACAATTCCATGTAAGTGACTCGGGGGAAAGTGTTAAGTTTCTGACCAGTCTAACTCAAACTGAAAGCAGTCAGAAAGGAAAACTGTATTCAACAAACTCAGCTGGTCAGGGAACCAGTGCTATGCCACCAGAACTGAAACCATTCAGCAGCACCATTGAGAAGAGCATTTTGGAAGATGCAACCATTGGAGATTATTCACTGCAGGAGATGCAGAGACCTTCAACTTGTGGGGCTGGTAATAAGCTGACCACATTTCCAGAAGGTTCTGTGCAGGATGAAAGTTTTAAATGCTCCCATTGTGAAAAGACCTTCAAAGAATTATCTTCATTTACTGCGCATCAGCGCATCCACAAGAATGAGAACCCATTGAAATGTAAGGTATGTGACAAGGTCTTCATGCATTTGTCGAGTCTCCTGAAGCATCACCGTATTCACACAGGTGAGAGGCCATTCAAGTGTGAGGTGTGTGGAAAGGCCTTCTCGGTATCATCAAGCCTCTTGCAGCATCAACGCATCCATACAGGTGAGAAGCCCTTTCAGTGCGACGTCTGTCAGAAACGCTTCACCGAATCCTCTTCGCTCAGAACACACCAACACATCCACACGGGTGAGAAGCCATTCAAATGCTCCGAGTGCGGGAAGGGTTACAGCAGGTCGTCGCAGCTGCTAATCCATCAGCTCACACACACGGACGAGAAGCCTTTCCAGTGTACCATTTGTCTGAAGGGTTTCATTCAGTTCACCCATCTCACCaatcaccagcgagttcacactggtgagaagCCATTCCAGTGTGACCTCTGTCAGAAGCGTTTTGTCTCCTTCTCCTCACTTGCATCACACCAATACATCCACACTGGTAAGAAGCCATTCAAGTGCGAGATGTGTGACAAGACCTTTACGCAGTCATCAAACCTCCTGAAGCACCGGCGCATCCATACCGGTGAGAAACCATTCAAATGTGAGGTGTGCGACAAGACCTTTACTGTGTCCTCAAGTCTCCTGAAGCACCAACGCATCCACACGGGTGAAAAGCCTTTCAAATGTGATGTCTGCTCAAAATGCTTCATTGATTCCTCTTCTCTGACCAGGCACCAGCGCATCCACACAGGAGTGAAACCATTCAAATGTGAGGTGTGCGAGAAGGTGTTCACGCTATCATCAAGTCTCCTGAAACATCGGCACATGCACACCAGGTAG